The DNA window ACAAATAAACCTGGAAGTCTAAAACTTCCAGGTTCATAACATTTATGATCAGACGTAAAAGTATGACATCTGAAGCAGAGTATCTTCCATTGAAAAGGTCATTAAATCATGTCTTCATCAAATCTCAAATACACTAAAGTGCAGTTAAGTAAGGCTATTTTATGGCCAGCTGAGATTTTGTGGGGTTTATCTCTTAGCTCCACTGCCACCATTAACAGTGGTGATTAGGATGATCTTCTTAACCCTACTTttatccctcctcctcctccttcttttaTGCCTTTGAGTAGCACCTTGGTTCTGGCTGATATTTTCACTAGATCCCTAGAGATGTAGCTCTCCACAAAACTTCAGCCTCCCCTACTAAATTTGGCTGCACTTGGACAAGTTCAAGATTTGCTAGATGGAGGAAGGCAGGACGGGTGAATGGATGGATAGAAGTGGTGCAATGGCTCCTGAGAAGctcaggagaagggaaggacCGTCTCTGTGGACAACCTGGGGGCAGCTCCTTGTGTAGCACTGAGCCATCCATGGAACCGAGCAATGAGGGGCTGGCAGGCTGGGACACCGGagctgtccagagaagggcagtgaagCTGGGAAAGGTCTGGAGCAGAAGtgctgtgaggagtggctgagcaAGCTGGGAGtgttgagcctggagaagaggaggctcaggggtgaccttatcactctccacagctgcctgcaaGGGGGCTGTAGCCACGTGGGGATCGGCCTCTTCTGCCAGGCAACCAGCAACAGGGCAAGAGGAAACGGCCtaaagctgcaccaggggatgTTCAGGCTGGCCATCAGGAGGAAATTTTCCCAAGAAAAGGTGGAATTAGCATTGGAATCGGCTGCCCAGcgaggtgatggagtcaccatctctggaggtgTTGAAGAACAGACTGGACGTGGCAGTCAGTGCCATGGTCCAACTGACATGGTGGTGTTGGGTCATAGACGGGACTCCGCGATCGCTAAGGTCTTTTCGGCCAAACCGATGCCGTGAAACCCCAATGCCGGGACACCTCATccgctgcccccgccccgccaGGGGTGGGCAAAGGGGCGGCTCCGCCTCCTCCGCCCCTCACGGCTGCCCCGCCCCCGCAAGGCCCCGCCCCCGCAAGGCCCCGCCCCTCACATGGCCCCGCCCCCCGCAGGGCCCCGCCCCGGAGGCGCGGCTTAGGCGCGCGCGTGCCTGGCCCGCCATGCGGCCGGGGACGTGCAGGCGCAACTGCGCATGCGTCGGCCGTGACCCCGCTACTTCTCCCTTGCCCCCCGAACGCTGGACGCGAAGCCTCCCTTGGCTTCTCATTGGCTGGCCGGCCCTTTCGGGCCAATGGCAGTGGCGCTTCCTTCGGAGGCGCCGTGGCGCTGTCCGCCAATGGGGCGAGCGGTTGTTGCCGCCCTCCTTCCTTGTCCCGCGTGTCCCGCCGCGCAAGATGGCGGCAGCGGTGCGGGGCGccgaggagctggagctgctggagcggctgctggggctgccggGCGGGAACAAGTACGGCGTCCAGGGGGAGCGGAAGGTGAAGGGAGCGAGGAGGGGCCTGGAGCGGGTGGCGGTGGCGACGCGCGTGGGAGGGCGGGCGTCCTCTGGTCTCCTTTCCCCAGTGGCTCCTTCCTTCCGAGCTTCCCTTCTCGCCTCCCTGGCAATTCCCCCCCAGACACCGATGTGACGGTGGCTGCGGCCCCCCAGATACCAGACCAGCCGACGTCTCCTTGAGTCGTCTCACCTgtgctccctccagcccttccctcacCAACTCACAtatgttgtgggttttttaggGCCTCGCTGCCTGCGAGCCTGTAGGCTCTGGAAACTCCTTCCCTCTGCTTGTGGGAAGGGTCATCATGTGTCATGGACGGGATTTCGGCTTGATTTATACTTGTTCTTTCAGCACTTTACTTTCCCTATGCCTCTGCGAGTCGCGTCTGTGCTATCTTGAGTAAATTACATGGGAAGAAAAAGGTGCTGCTTTGATAAGAGGAAGATGTCTGCATTGAGGACGTGTtgctcttaaatattttattcttttaaagtaCTCCTACCTGACATGAGGTTGTAGTGGGGTGGGAGCCTGCAGTGAGAGGGCCAGAGGGAATGGCCTAAGCTGAGACAAGGGAGACTCAGATTAGATATTAGCAAATGTTTTTCCCTGGTGGTGCTCAGGCATTGGATTAGGTTGCCCAGGGTGGAGTATCCATTTCTGGAGACGTTTAAGAGCtgtctggatgtggcactgggtggtgATTTAGGGttgcagtggcagtgctgggtggaTGCTGGACTGGATGCtcttaaaggtcctttccaactttgatgattctgtggttctagATGTCTTAGTGTTTCAAAGTTTACCTGGAAACATTAGGTTCCATGGTTTAAGAGGCACCTAAGgcatgaaaaatgcaatttagaGTTGGCAGTGTCACAAATTTATGAGCCCTTTGTTTGAGCCTCCCTCCTGGAGAAGGTTGGTTGAGAAATGAAGCTCTGCGGTTGTCttatgttttgggttttttcactgACAGTTTATGACTAGAGTCCTGAATATGTATGTGTGTTCTTCAGTTGCAAAAACTGCCTTAATTgttttccagcccagctggtATTTTAGTGCTATTACCATAAAGCATAATGCTGAAAACTCCAAGTAACTAGGTCTCTGTGTAGCTTTTCTGGCTGGAagctcagtggaaaaaaaaaaaaaaaacatgatgGTAGTGAAAGATTCTTGATACaagtacaaaaataatattatgcTTCCAGCTTGCACCTTAGATTAAATAAATCTGGACATAAACAGACTTTTCTGTGTggtcaaatattttaaaagtgttgcattttattcagtttctttcattttatgtcATAAATGCCTGAATGGACTTCAGCCTGTTGCAGTGAGTTCAGTTCACTCACTTCATTTCTTGAGGTGATGGTCCAGGTTCCTTTCCCACGGTTGAACACATGCTGCTGTCACTCATAAAGACATCATGGCTAAAGCTGGAGGTGTGTTGTGTTGTCCTGCTGGTGTCAGACTGCTATTCAGGGTGTTTTGGAATGGTACAGTATGTAGGAATAAGCTTTTCAGGAGGTTTGGTTACTGCAGCCTGCTTGCTCAGAGAGAAGTTGGATGCTACTGACTTCACAGTCTTAAGTCAGAGTCCTGAATTTGGAAATGAGTTAGAAATCAGTTAATAATAAGATTTCTGCCAGTGTTAGAACAAGCAATGCTATTTCTGCCTAATATTGACAGAATTTGCTTAATTGGAGCTAAAGGTGTCCTGATTTGTTCATGTTCTTCTGtaagaattgaaaataaaacacccCAAAGAGCAAAAAGTGAACACAGACTTGGTTTTGATGGCACCACCTTTACCTGAATGGTTCTATGTTCTGAGGGAGCACAAAAAACCAATAGCCATTCATTCCCCTTCTGTTTCCACTTCCAGGTTCCTGTTCTCCAAACCAACAATGGCCCTGGGCTGACAGGGTTGATGACCATCGCTGCCCACCTGGTCAGGCAGGCTAGGAAAGACCAACTGCTGGGGAGCACTGctgaggaaaaggctgtggtGCAGCAGTGGCTGGAATACAGAGTGACCCGGGTAAATGGAGGCTGCAGTAAGGAAGATACTAGGACAGTTCTGAAGGTAAGGAGTGCTTAATTACCTTGCCACTGAATTTTGGAGTGACTGGACCTTGAAGAAGATTACAGTGCTAATGTTTGTGTGAGCATccaattaataaaatttaacaaattCTAAAGGCTTGACAGTATCACTAAGTActggcttttcctgcttttcacttttattGACAAAAATACCCAGCaacctgaa is part of the Vidua chalybeata isolate OUT-0048 chromosome 1, bVidCha1 merged haplotype, whole genome shotgun sequence genome and encodes:
- the EEF1E1 gene encoding eukaryotic translation elongation factor 1 epsilon-1 isoform X1, with amino-acid sequence MAVALPSEAPWRCPPMGRAVVAALLPCPACPAAQDGGSGAGRRGAGAAGAAAGAAGREQVPVLQTNNGPGLTGLMTIAAHLVRQARKDQLLGSTAEEKAVVQQWLEYRVTRVNGGCSKEDTRTVLKDLNMHLEDKVYLAGNIFTLADILMYYGLHHIMVDLTVQEKEKYLNVSRWFNHIQHYPGVRQHLSDVVFIKNRLYTNAH
- the EEF1E1 gene encoding eukaryotic translation elongation factor 1 epsilon-1 isoform X2, with translation MAAAVRGAEELELLERLLGLPGGNKYGVQGERKVPVLQTNNGPGLTGLMTIAAHLVRQARKDQLLGSTAEEKAVVQQWLEYRVTRVNGGCSKEDTRTVLKDLNMHLEDKVYLAGNIFTLADILMYYGLHHIMVDLTVQEKEKYLNVSRWFNHIQHYPGVRQHLSDVVFIKNRLYTNAH